A part of Methanohalobium evestigatum Z-7303 genomic DNA contains:
- a CDS encoding BatD family protein, with the protein MATVEGASADFADNEEIKRGDGYQINNYVIEVTDVFLEADSATFRVYDEDEEIDDPMLDINDSFSFDFEDEGEVEVTLNSVFGGNLNRANISISLSDYDKDLHTKKVINGGHDEADFAGTPIINITKTVDNDTVKVGDNIRIRVEAQNTGDDKAIDVEFSNSMQENFVLEETIIEKSGPMSIDEGETETVYIYELSPAKSGEFDLKPTTATFSNEADQDFPKASSNTPTITVEQAEKNKAELNINTEADSFTLPRGETVTSTINIKNTGKASAEAVQIDIDIPDGMEYLGGDDEIEIIDGAPTVYMENLGQEQEKEISFKVKANEIGTYNLATQLSYNNGADDEKITSESTTKDIRVKEGKFDFLLNQPIYVYVLPILVIIGVGGWVYYKHREYKF; encoded by the coding sequence TTGGCAACAGTTGAGGGCGCATCCGCAGATTTTGCGGACAATGAAGAAATTAAAAGAGGCGATGGATATCAAATCAACAATTATGTGATTGAAGTCACGGATGTTTTTCTAGAGGCAGATTCAGCCACATTTAGAGTATATGATGAAGATGAAGAGATAGACGATCCTATGTTAGATATTAACGATTCGTTTTCTTTCGATTTTGAGGATGAGGGCGAAGTAGAAGTTACATTGAATTCTGTTTTCGGTGGGAATCTCAACAGGGCTAATATATCAATATCATTATCAGATTACGATAAAGACCTGCATACTAAAAAAGTTATCAATGGAGGACATGATGAAGCAGACTTTGCAGGCACGCCGATAATTAACATAACTAAAACAGTTGATAATGATACTGTAAAAGTTGGGGATAATATCCGGATCAGAGTAGAAGCTCAGAACACAGGAGATGACAAAGCTATAGATGTAGAATTTTCAAATTCGATGCAGGAAAACTTTGTTCTGGAAGAAACAATTATAGAAAAATCTGGCCCAATGTCAATAGATGAAGGTGAAACTGAAACAGTATATATCTATGAATTAAGCCCAGCTAAATCTGGTGAATTTGATTTAAAACCTACAACTGCGACTTTTTCGAATGAAGCAGACCAGGATTTTCCAAAGGCATCATCAAACACACCTACTATAACTGTAGAACAAGCTGAAAAAAATAAAGCTGAATTAAATATTAATACAGAAGCTGACAGTTTCACACTTCCCAGAGGAGAAACTGTAACATCCACAATCAATATTAAAAACACTGGTAAAGCTTCTGCAGAAGCGGTACAGATTGATATAGATATTCCCGATGGAATGGAATATTTGGGAGGAGACGATGAAATAGAAATCATCGATGGTGCTCCGACAGTTTATATGGAGAACCTTGGACAAGAGCAGGAAAAAGAAATCTCATTTAAGGTTAAAGCAAATGAGATTGGAACATATAATCTTGCCACTCAGTTATCCTATAACAATGGTGCAGATGATGAGAAGATAACCAGTGAATCAACAACAAAAGACATCCGTGTTAAAGAAGGAAAATTTGATTTTTTGCTAAATCAGCCGATTTATGTATACGTCCTACCCATTTTAGTCATTATAGGTGTTGGTGGATGGGTGTATTATAAACACAGAGAATATAAATTTTAA
- the nadC gene encoding carboxylating nicotinate-nucleotide diphosphorylase: protein MLIKEIEQFIDEDIGYNDISCKMVPDKPHEATVFTNQECTLAGIDVAKSFFDYFGIDAATSFIDGDKAHPDDVIFTIFGGAVSLLRAERLVLNFLGHMSGIATQTRKCVDTVRCYSDKTDIACTRKTTPGIRKFEKMAVIAGGGDPHRYNLSDTVMIKDNHIKIMGFENAVDIAVELASFTQKIEVEVESVNDAIKAAQKGVDIIMLDNMKPAEIIRTIEILKNKNLKNNVIIEISGGINPENLEDYAKTGADIISMSSLIHMSRWIDISMEISTIT, encoded by the coding sequence ATGTTAATCAAGGAAATAGAACAATTTATTGATGAAGATATCGGTTACAACGATATTTCCTGCAAAATGGTACCGGATAAACCTCATGAGGCAACAGTATTTACAAATCAGGAATGTACTCTTGCTGGTATTGATGTAGCCAAATCTTTTTTTGATTATTTTGGAATTGATGCAGCAACCAGTTTTATAGATGGTGATAAGGCTCATCCAGATGATGTGATTTTTACAATTTTTGGTGGTGCTGTATCTTTACTCCGCGCAGAACGTCTTGTTCTTAATTTCCTGGGCCATATGAGTGGTATCGCTACCCAGACCCGTAAATGTGTCGACACTGTCAGGTGCTATTCAGACAAGACAGATATAGCATGTACGCGTAAAACCACCCCGGGTATAAGAAAATTTGAAAAAATGGCTGTTATAGCAGGTGGCGGTGACCCACACCGATACAACCTCTCAGATACTGTTATGATAAAAGACAACCACATAAAAATCATGGGTTTTGAGAATGCAGTTGACATTGCTGTCGAACTTGCAAGTTTCACACAAAAAATAGAAGTTGAAGTTGAATCAGTAAATGATGCAATTAAAGCTGCTCAAAAAGGTGTTGATATTATCATGCTTGATAATATGAAACCTGCTGAGATAATCCGTACAATTGAAATTCTTAAAAATAAGAACCTAAAAAATAATGTTATAATCGAAATTTCAGGCGGTATAAATCCCGAAAACCTTGAGGATTATGCAAAAACAGGTGCAGATATTATATCAATGAGTTCATTAATTCATATGTCTCGATGGATAGATATAAGTATGGAAATATCAACAATTACTTGA